A window of Ruminiclostridium herbifermentans genomic DNA:
GGAATGGATCGACAAAGAGTATCAAAATGGCAGAATTACCTCAATTAGCGATAAAGAAATGCTAAAGGGAATTCAAGAAATTGAGCCTAGTTTGATTCCAAATAAAAAGTAATACAAATAAAAAATAATACAATTAAAAATAATACTATGTCTTTTTAGATAAAAATGTTATTATATATAACGAGAAAATATCCTCCACTTCTATTGGTGGCGGATATTGCTTTGATTATCAGGTGGAGAGGTAATTTTCTGCCTGAATGAAATGCCGCTGATAATTTTTTTATGAATTTTTTAATTTTTATTTTGATTTTAGGCATAAAGAAACAAGTAGTTATTAACAAAATTGATAAAAACACAAGCTTTGCATATAAGTTATGCACCTGAAAATTCAATGTCTGGCAATAAATAAGCTATGAATGAACAGAATTGTTCATAATAAAATATGTTCATTAAAGCCTTTAAAAGGTATTATTACTGATATTTTTATGACTATAGCTTCATTTTTTGTGTCAGCTATATTGAATTTTTAAGGTGAATATAAATTATTCAAATGCAGAGTTTGAGTAATTAAATTTGAGCATTAAAATGAAAAAAACAAATAGGAGGTTTGAAAATGGGCTTAAATTTAGCACAAAAAATAATTAAAGAGCATTTAGTAAGTGGGGAAATGGTTGCAGGCAGTGAAATATCTATTAAAATAGATCAAACACTTACACAGGATTCAACAGGTACTATGGCATACCTGCAATTTGAAGCAATAGGAATACCAAGAGTAAAAACTAAAAAATCAGTTGCATATATTGACCATAATACTTTGCAGGCTGGTTTTGAAAATGCAGATGACCACAAATACATTCAAACAGTTACTTCTAAGCATGGTATATATTTTTCAAAGCCTGGAAATGGAATATGCCATCAGGTACAGTTAGAGCGTTTTGGAGTACCAGGTATGACTTTACTAGGTTCTGACAGCCACACTCCAACAGGTGGTGGTATTGGAATGTTAGCAATTGGAGCAGGCGGACTTGATGTTGCTGTAGCAATGGGCGGCGGTCCATACTATCTTTCAATGCCAAAGGTATGTAAGGTAGAATTAAAAGGAAAGTTAAATCCTTGGTCAACAGCAAAAGATATAATATTGGAAGTTTTAAGAGTACTGACTGTTAAAGGTGGAGTTGGTAAGGTAATTGAATATGCTGGAGAAGGTATAAAGAGTCTTACAGTTCCAGAAAGAGCAACTATTACAAATATGGGAGCTGAATTGGGTGCTACAACATCAATATTCCCAAGTGACGAGGTTACACTTGAATTCTTAAAAGCTCAAGGCAGAGAACAGGATTGGATTGAACTATTACCAGATGCAGACGCAGAATATGATGAACATATTGTTATAGATTTAGCAACAATTGAGCCAATGGCTGCAAAGCCACACAGTCCTGACAATGTTGAGAAAATTTCAACTATCGGAAAAATTAAGGTTGATCAGGTTGCTATAGGAAGCTGTACAAACTCATCATACATGGATATGATGAAGGTTGCGGCAATATTAAAAGGAAAGACAGTTAATCCAAATGTTAGCTTAGTTATTGCTCCAGGTTCAAAGCAGGTGTTGACAATGCTTGCACAAAACGGTGCTTTGGCTGACATGGTAGCAGCAGGTGCAAGAATACTAGAATCAGCATGCGGACCATGTATTGGTATGGGACAGGCTCCATGCACTGATGCAGTTTCATTAAGAACATTCAATAGAAACTTTGAAGGAAGAAGTGGAACTACTTCTGCAAAAGTGTACTTAGTAAGCCCTGAGGTTGCTGCAGCTAGTGCACTTACAGGAGTGCTGACTGATCCTAGAGAATTAGGTGAAGCTCCAAAAATTGAAATGCCAAAAGAATTCTTAGTAAATGACAATTTGGTAATAGCACCAGCTCCAGAAGGAAGTGATGTTGAAGTTGTAAGAGGACCAAATATTAAGCCTTTCCCACTAAACAAAGCGTTAACTGAAAAGGTAACAGGAAAAGCTTTAATTAAGGTTGAAGACAATATAACTACTGACCATATTATGCCATCAAATGCAAAGCTATTACCATTCAGATCAAATGTGCCTTACCTTGCTGAATTTTGCTTAACACCATGTGACCCAGAATTCCCAGCAAGAGCAAAGGCTAATGGCGGTGGATTTATAATTGGTGGTTCAAACTATGGACAGGGTTCAAGTAGAGAGCATGCTGCATTAGCTCCATTACAGTTAGGCGTAAAGGGAGTTATTGCTAAGTCTTTTGCTAGAATTCACATGGCAAACCTAATTAATTCAGGTATTATTCCTATGACTTTTGAAAATGAAGCAGATTATGATGCAATTGACATGAATGATGAATTAGCAATAGAGAATGCAATAGAGCAAGTTAAGAAAGCAGATACTATTGTTGTAAAGAATTTGACAAAGAATACTCAGTTTAATGTAAAGGTAACATTATCAGACAGACAGGTTCAGATGATACTTGCTGGAGGATTGCTAAATTATACTCGCGAACAAGCTGAGAAATAATATTCTATGAATATTATTTCTCAGACCGCAAAAACTACGATGTAGTTTTTGCAATTAAGCATTTGTGCAAACAGTGTGCATATCAATAATTGACGTGAAGGTTATCGGCTCGGAAATTAAGTCTGTGCGAACACAGTTATTTTTCGAGCCCCAAAACTACAAGTGGTTTTTGCAGTAAAGCAGATGTATCTCAATAAATATATTGTGCATCTCAAAGAAGTCGTTATGTGAAATTCCTGTAAATTTGACGTGGAGGTTAGTATGGCTAAGCTTGAATTTGATGATAGTCAAAACTTAATGAATTCTTTAAGGGGTAAGGTCTTTAACCAGCTTCGCAGTCAAATATTGACGGGAGTATATAAACCGGGAGACAGTCTTATTGAACTGCGTTTATCAGAAGAACTTGGAGTTAGCAGAACACCTATTAGAGAAGCAATAAGACAGCTTGAGTTAGAAGGCTTGGTTCAGGCTATCCCCAATAAGGGTGCAGTGGTGAAGGGAATAACTGAACAAGATGTTGAAGACATATTTACAATCAGAATGAGGATTGAAGGACTTGCTGCTAGATGGGCTGCTGAAAAGATTACTGAAGAGGAAATTAAGGAATTAAAAGAGGCACTTGAATTTGAAGAGTTCTACACCATGAAAAATGATGTTGAGCAGTTAATTAAATTTGACTCTAAATTCCATGATATTATTTTCAGAGCATGTAAAAGTAATCCTCTAATGCATATGCTGAGCACCTTTCATAACTATATACAAAGTGCTAGAAATAATTCCTTCCATACACCGGGAAGACCTGATAAAGCCTTTGAGGAGCATAAGGCTATATTTGAAGCCATATGCAGAAAGGATGCAGATACTGCAGAACAGCTAACTATTGCTCATATTAGAAACGCTAGTAATAACTATAATGAGTTGCATCAAAAAGGATAAAAAAATACACAGTTATTTAAGTACCTTTAGTAGTGATTATAAGCTGTATTTTGGCGCAAGAGTTTTACAACATGAAATAAAAATTAAATAATATATAATTATTAAACACAGAGTAACTAGTTAATTGGTTCTCTGTGTTTTTTGTATATTGCTTACTAGAATTGTAATTCCAATCTGTTTTTATATTCCATTAAATAGTATAATAGCGATAGTTAGAATTCTTATAAATTCAGTTATATGTAGGTAAAATTTATTTTACGAGGTACAAATTATGGGCATTTATTATAATGAAAAATCGAAATCCTTTAACCTAATATCAAAGGATACAAGCTACGTTATTGCAATTGTAGATGATGCTCAGTTTTTAGGGCATGTTTATTTTGGACATAAAATAGCTGATGAGGATATAAATTATCTCATGCGTTTGGAAGAACCTCCATATGTGCCTAGCAAGAATAATCGTGACAGGGCTGCGTTCATGGATAGCTTTCCTATGGAGTATCCTACTAGTGGACTGGGGGATTATAGAGAGCCATGTTTGCAGGTTGAAACACAAAATGGTATGACCACATGCAGTCTTTCATACATATCACATACTATTTATCAAGGAAAGCCAAAGCTGGAAGGGCTGCCTGCAACCTTTGGGGATGAACAGGACTGCTCTACACTAGAAATTACTTGTAAGGATAAATTGTTAAATCTAGAAATTGTTCTTTTATATACAGTTTTTGAGCAGCTAGATGTAATTACTAGAAGTGTACGCATTAGAAACTGCGGGAATGAGAGTATTATTCTTAGAAGAGTTCTTTCAGCCTGTGTAGACTTCGATACTATTGAAATGGATATGCTTACGCTAAATGGCTCATGGGGAAGGGAGTGTCATATATCCAGAAAAGCAATCAGCTATGGCACACAAGGTGTTTCTTCAACTAGAGGAAAGTCAAGTCATCAGCATAATCCATTTATTGCTGTGATGGATAAGTCAGCCAACGAGGATTATGGCGAGGTTTTTGGCTTTAGTTTTGTTTATTCGGGAAACTTTTTTGCACAGGCCGAGGGCTGTCAGTTTGACACTACTCGTGTTGTTATGGGGATTAATCCCTATGATTTTGCATGGAAGTTAGATCCAAAGCAAATTTTTACGGCTCCTGAAGTGGTTATTGTTCACTCTGATCAGGGACTTGGCAAAATGTCTCGAACTTTCCACGACTTATATAGAAATCATTTGATAAGAGGTAAATATAAGAATAAAAAGCGTCCTATTTTAATAAATAACTGGGAGGCAACATATTTTGATTTTGACACTGACAAGCTAATAGAGATTGCTAAAGAAGCAGCTAGTCTTGGTATAGAAATGCTGGTAATGGACGATGGCTGGTTTGGACATAGGAATGATGATAACAGCTCCTTAGGCGATTGGATAGTAAATGAAAATAAAATTAAGGGTGGTCTTAAATATCTGGTTGATGAAGTAAATAAGCTTGGATTAATGTTTGGTATTTGGTTTGAACCTGAAATGATATCACCTGACTCAGATTTATATCGTGCTCATCCTGATTGGTGTATTCACATTGAAGGCAGAGTAGGAACTTTATCTAGAAATCAGTATGTATTAGATTTTTCAAGACAAGAAATTCGGGATTATGTATACGATTGTCTTAAAAGGATTTTATCAAGTGCCAATATTGAATACGTTAAATGGGATATGAACCGACAGCTGAGCGAAGTTGGCAATAGTATTTTAGAGCCTGAGTGCCAAAGGGAATTGTGGCATAGATATGTGTTGGGCGTTTATGAGGTTATGGAGCGCTTGGTTAATGATTTTCCTAATATTTTATTAGAAAATTGCTCGGGGGGTGGAGGAAGATTTGACCCTGGAATGCTATACTACAGCCCTCAAATTTGGTGCTCTGATGATGCAGATGCAATTGAACGCTTAAAAATACAGCATGGCACTTCTCTAGTTTATCCAGTTTCTACAATGGGAGCTCATGTCAGTGATTGTCCAAACCATACTGTTGGAAGAACAACGCCCTTTGAGACTAGAGGCTATGTTGCATTGTCTGGAACCTTTGGCTATGAACTGGACGTTACAAAAATATCTCAGCAGGATAGAAATTTGATTCCCAAGCAGGTAGAGTTATACCATAAATATAATGATTTAATACGTACAGGCGATTTATATCGTATCAGTAATATATTTGAAAACCAGGATTATAGCTGTGTTGAATATGTCTCAAAGGATAAAAATGAAGCGTTAGTAATTTATGTTCAAGTACTTAACAGACCTAACTACCATAGCAGGAGAGTTTGCCTGAAGGGGTTAGAGGAAAACTGCTTATACCGAAATGAGGAAACGGGTAAAGTGATTTCTGGCAGTGCATTAATGCATGGAGGAGTGCTGATGACAGATATGTTTGGCGACTTTAAAGGAAAGTTATTGCATTTTGTTCGGGTAGAGTGACATTAAATTTGATATACATTTTGACATCAATAGAATGAAAAAGTCATGATATAATGCAGAACGTGTGATATTTGTTACACAATTAGTGTGATGTTGATGAATGGTGGGATATGATGTTTAGAGTTCGCTATTCTAATGTAAGTGATGCTAAAATATTGGGAGAAATACATTTAAAGTCTTGGAAGGTTGCAAATAAAGGTATAGTACCAGATGAAATACTGTAAAATATCACAGTTGAGAAGAGGCAAAAATATTTTGAATATGCACTTTCAAACGGATTGGAAGAAGATGCTATTATATTTAGGAATAATGAATATGTTGGATTTATATGTTTAGGAAGATGCAGAAATACAGATAAAACGGACAATTGTGGTGAAATATGGGAATAGGTTCTGAATTAATAAATTGGGGCATAAACGAATTAAAGAAGAAATTATAATCAAGTAATCTTATGGGTTCTTGAAAAAAATATAAGTGCAAGAAAGTTCTATGTAAAGATTGGCTTTAAACATGATGGAACAATTAAGGAGATAACTATAGGTGAAAAGTTAAAAGAATATAGATACGAAAAGACTATTCCATAATATTCACTCCGAAGTAAGTTATAGGCAATATCTGGCGAGATCCTTAAATATATAAGTATGTTTCGATATTTTTTATATAGCCTAATAAAAAAACAACTTTGCTTTTGCAAAGTTGTTTTTGGTGACTCATAGGGGATTCGAACCCCTGTTGCCGCCGTGAGAGGGCGGAGTCTTAGGCCACTTGACCAATGAGCCAATTCTTAGGACAAAAGCTATTATAACATGGGTAAGTGGGCATGTCAATAAGGAAAATATTTATAAAAATATTTGGAGAAAAATTAATATAAATATGTACTAGTAAAATTTATATTAATTTACAAATTATTATTAAATTTATATAATAGTAATGCTTAATATTGGATTAATTAAAACATATTGTAAAATAATAGATAGTGTAAATTAAGTTAATTTTTTTTGTGTAGAATGAATTAATAAAACTTGAATACTGATAAGGAGATGGTGGCCATAAATTACATAGAGGAAGTCAAAAGAGCATATAGAAAACTAAAGGGAACTGTTTATTTAGACAAAACAGTACCTTTTTTAAGAAATCGCATTGTATCATTTGAAGGAAAAGGTTTAGATAGTAGACTAGAGGCCATAGGCAAAAAACTAAATGGTTCAAATAAAGTATGGGAAGATTTTATTGATGAAATCTTGAGTTCAATAAAAGTATTAACTTTTCCAAAGTTAGTAACTACTGGTGAGGAAAAAAGAAACGATGAGCCCATATTTATTACAAACAAACCTGTAGGTACGGTCTTTATAGAAAAATATAATAATTATATTGATATGAGTGTAGAAGGCCATATTTTAGGTGTTTTGTGGATTTTAACTATAGGATATAAAATTGATAATGAATTAATAGAAACATGCTATGGAAATAGATTATATGAAAATTTAAAGAAGGAAAAGGAATGTAGGACAACATCTTCTCCCAATTTAATGAAACCGTATTTTCAGCAATATGAAAGTTGGAGAGATGAAGGATTAAAAATGGCAGAAGATTGTCTCAAAGAACATAATAAAAATATAATTATTACAATGTTAGACTTATCAAAATATTATTATAGTGTTGAACTAGATTTTAAATCATATAAAAAATTAACAGAAAGATTTACTGAAGATGGAAGTAAGTGCGAACAAAGATTAAATGAATTTGTATTTAGAGTATTTTATAGATATAGTTGCTTTTTTAATTTAGAAGCAAAATATGCTTTTTTACCAATAGGATTTTTGCCGTCAAATATTATTGCTAATTATTACTTAAATGATTTTGATCAAAATGTAATTACTAACTTAAACCCTATGTATTATGGGCGTTATGTAGATGATATTATAATTGTTTCACAAGTAGACAAAAAATCTGAACTTTTAGAAGGTTTAGATAAGAATGGAATAAGTGGCATTATAGAAAAAACTATAGAAACCTTACATAATAAAAAAATTATTGCAATGGAAAATAATAAGTATTATTTGACTAATTACAAAAAGCTTGAAGTACAGCAAGAAAAGTTTAGGTTTTTTTATTTTGATAAAGCAGGGTCAATGGGAATACTTGATAAAATCAGAAAAGATATTGCTAATAATACAAGTGAATTTAATTTTTTACCTATTGAAGCAGGAAGTTTAGAAAAGGATTATTCAAATATATTTAAGCTGGAGAGAGATGATTCTGTAAATAAAATTCGTGGTATTAGTAAAGCGCAAATAGGCAAATATGAATTGTCAAAAACAATTGCAAAACATTTGTCGATTTGCAAATTTGTTGATGGTTCTGGAAACATTAAGTTTATGGAGGAATTGGATAAAATATTTGATAATCAAACAATATTAAATAATTATACTTTATGGGAAAGTGTTTTTAATTATTATATTGTTAATAACCAGTTTGATAGGTTAAAAGAGTTTGTTTATAAGATTATTGATAGTTTTAGTTCAAAAAATATGGATGAAACAACGTATAAAATAAAAGAATATGCTAGTCTAAAGAATCAAGATATATGGAGTGTTAAGGATAGCTTATTTTTATTTTTGGTGGCATGTTTAGCTAGAGCAACATCTATAGTTTGGGGAAAAAAAATAAAAGCTATTTTAGAAGATATACTACAAGAATTGGGTAATAGTACTACTAATAATGAAATAATTAATTTGTTAACATTTGATAATTTCCAAAACAAACGAAGGTTGTATGTTCATTCACGTATGGTTAATAAATATCTTATACCAATTACTATTGAAGAATGTATGACAGTATATAAACCTAATGATGATGAAAATGAAGCTAAAATGTATTCTATTGATGAATATTTAAAAGCAAAAGGTGATAATAACATTGGTTCATATAAGTATAGTCCGTTTATTGTAAAGCCTTTTGAAATTGCTTTTACAGATATCCTTAAGAGTATAAAAAAAGGTGAGGATGAAATAGAATCTAATGAATCAATATCAGATAGTATGATTAAAGAATACGGTAAAAACTTTTGGGATGAAAGTTGCTTAGCACTTAATAAATACATAGTTAATATAGAAATATTTAAAAAAAATAAGAGAAAAAATAAAAGAAAAAATAAAAGAAAAAATAAAAGTGACAATGATAGAAATATTTCTGCAATTAAAATTTGTTCAGATAATAAAAAATCTAAATTTAGAATCGCAGTTGCAAATGTTCAAATTGATAAGAATGAGTTTGAAAATGTGTTACTAGATAAAAAGTATGATAAATCAAAAAGATACAATGAGATTGCATATATTGTAAATGAAGCAATAAAGCACGAAGCTGACATGCTTATAATGCCAGAGTCATATGTACCAATTGAATATTTACCACAGATACAACAAAAAGTTGTTGCTCATAACATGATTATTGTTTGTGGTTTAGATCATATAAAGATTAATACGTCTAAAAAGAGTAAAGTGTATAATTTAATGGTTACATTACTACCTCTAAAAACAGATGACTTTTCATATACAATTCCATACTTTCATCAGAAAGTTCACTTTTCACCAAGTGAAAAAGGTATTATTGAAGATTACGGATTTGAGGCAATGGAGGGAAATGAGTATACATTGTTTGTTTGCAGTGATTTATGGTTTGTGCCATATTGCTGTTTTGAGTTAACATCAATAAAAGAAAGAAGCATATTCCAATCTTATGCTGATTTAGTTGTAGGCGTGGAATGGAATAAAGATACTAAATATTTTGGAAATATTGTTGAATCATTAAGTAGAGATTTACATTGCTATTGTGCTCAAGCCAATACTTCTGAATACGGTGATAGTCGTATAACACAACCTACAAGTAGTTCTATATCAAATATCGTTCAAGTTAAAGGAGGGCTAAACCCAACAATACTTGTTGGAGAAATTGATGTGAAAGCATTAAGGGAGTATCAATATATGGGCATTTGGGGACAAGATAAAAATAAAAAGTTTAAACCAACTCCACCCAATTTAGATAAGGAAATTGTGTTTAGAAAAATGCATGGTAATTACTTTAATGAGTAAAACCTACATTTATAAAGTTCAGTTATTATATCTGTGATAGATATGTTAATTGCTAAATAATTATTAGTTATATAGTGCTAAATTACTAAAAGTATTTATATTTATAACTTAAATATCCCAACTTTTATGTTATAATAACTCCTGTATATTTTTTCAATACAGGAGTTATTTTATGGATTGTGGTTTGTGTTAGTAGTTGCTGTTATAAGAAGGATTAGCGTAACATAGCACAAATCAGAGTTTCTGTATTGAACGATTTTAATATTTTTGAATGATTTTAATATTTATGTGCCTTATTGGGTGTGGAGGTTATTTTTCTTTTATGAGATTACCAGAAGAATTTGTGAAAAAAATGCAGGAGCTGTTGGGTGATGAATTCAACAGCTACCTTGAATCATATAGCAAGCCTAGATTTTATGGTTTGCGTGTTAATACATTAAAAATATCAGTTGAGGAGTTCTTGAAAATATCACCTTTTCATTTGAAACCTGTTCCATGGACAACAGATGGGTTTTATTATCAAGAAGGAGATAATCCAGGCAGACATCCTTATTATTATGCAGG
This region includes:
- a CDS encoding alpha-galactosidase, whose protein sequence is MGIYYNEKSKSFNLISKDTSYVIAIVDDAQFLGHVYFGHKIADEDINYLMRLEEPPYVPSKNNRDRAAFMDSFPMEYPTSGLGDYREPCLQVETQNGMTTCSLSYISHTIYQGKPKLEGLPATFGDEQDCSTLEITCKDKLLNLEIVLLYTVFEQLDVITRSVRIRNCGNESIILRRVLSACVDFDTIEMDMLTLNGSWGRECHISRKAISYGTQGVSSTRGKSSHQHNPFIAVMDKSANEDYGEVFGFSFVYSGNFFAQAEGCQFDTTRVVMGINPYDFAWKLDPKQIFTAPEVVIVHSDQGLGKMSRTFHDLYRNHLIRGKYKNKKRPILINNWEATYFDFDTDKLIEIAKEAASLGIEMLVMDDGWFGHRNDDNSSLGDWIVNENKIKGGLKYLVDEVNKLGLMFGIWFEPEMISPDSDLYRAHPDWCIHIEGRVGTLSRNQYVLDFSRQEIRDYVYDCLKRILSSANIEYVKWDMNRQLSEVGNSILEPECQRELWHRYVLGVYEVMERLVNDFPNILLENCSGGGGRFDPGMLYYSPQIWCSDDADAIERLKIQHGTSLVYPVSTMGAHVSDCPNHTVGRTTPFETRGYVALSGTFGYELDVTKISQQDRNLIPKQVELYHKYNDLIRTGDLYRISNIFENQDYSCVEYVSKDKNEALVIYVQVLNRPNYHSRRVCLKGLEENCLYRNEETGKVISGSALMHGGVLMTDMFGDFKGKLLHFVRVE
- a CDS encoding reverse transcriptase domain-containing protein — translated: MNTDKEMVAINYIEEVKRAYRKLKGTVYLDKTVPFLRNRIVSFEGKGLDSRLEAIGKKLNGSNKVWEDFIDEILSSIKVLTFPKLVTTGEEKRNDEPIFITNKPVGTVFIEKYNNYIDMSVEGHILGVLWILTIGYKIDNELIETCYGNRLYENLKKEKECRTTSSPNLMKPYFQQYESWRDEGLKMAEDCLKEHNKNIIITMLDLSKYYYSVELDFKSYKKLTERFTEDGSKCEQRLNEFVFRVFYRYSCFFNLEAKYAFLPIGFLPSNIIANYYLNDFDQNVITNLNPMYYGRYVDDIIIVSQVDKKSELLEGLDKNGISGIIEKTIETLHNKKIIAMENNKYYLTNYKKLEVQQEKFRFFYFDKAGSMGILDKIRKDIANNTSEFNFLPIEAGSLEKDYSNIFKLERDDSVNKIRGISKAQIGKYELSKTIAKHLSICKFVDGSGNIKFMEELDKIFDNQTILNNYTLWESVFNYYIVNNQFDRLKEFVYKIIDSFSSKNMDETTYKIKEYASLKNQDIWSVKDSLFLFLVACLARATSIVWGKKIKAILEDILQELGNSTTNNEIINLLTFDNFQNKRRLYVHSRMVNKYLIPITIEECMTVYKPNDDENEAKMYSIDEYLKAKGDNNIGSYKYSPFIVKPFEIAFTDILKSIKKGEDEIESNESISDSMIKEYGKNFWDESCLALNKYIVNIEIFKKNKRKNKRKNKRKNKSDNDRNISAIKICSDNKKSKFRIAVANVQIDKNEFENVLLDKKYDKSKRYNEIAYIVNEAIKHEADMLIMPESYVPIEYLPQIQQKVVAHNMIIVCGLDHIKINTSKKSKVYNLMVTLLPLKTDDFSYTIPYFHQKVHFSPSEKGIIEDYGFEAMEGNEYTLFVCSDLWFVPYCCFELTSIKERSIFQSYADLVVGVEWNKDTKYFGNIVESLSRDLHCYCAQANTSEYGDSRITQPTSSSISNIVQVKGGLNPTILVGEIDVKALREYQYMGIWGQDKNKKFKPTPPNLDKEIVFRKMHGNYFNE
- a CDS encoding group II intron reverse transcriptase/maturase is translated as MCLIIIYYLIFISCCKTLAPKYSL
- a CDS encoding aconitate hydratase; protein product: MGLNLAQKIIKEHLVSGEMVAGSEISIKIDQTLTQDSTGTMAYLQFEAIGIPRVKTKKSVAYIDHNTLQAGFENADDHKYIQTVTSKHGIYFSKPGNGICHQVQLERFGVPGMTLLGSDSHTPTGGGIGMLAIGAGGLDVAVAMGGGPYYLSMPKVCKVELKGKLNPWSTAKDIILEVLRVLTVKGGVGKVIEYAGEGIKSLTVPERATITNMGAELGATTSIFPSDEVTLEFLKAQGREQDWIELLPDADAEYDEHIVIDLATIEPMAAKPHSPDNVEKISTIGKIKVDQVAIGSCTNSSYMDMMKVAAILKGKTVNPNVSLVIAPGSKQVLTMLAQNGALADMVAAGARILESACGPCIGMGQAPCTDAVSLRTFNRNFEGRSGTTSAKVYLVSPEVAAASALTGVLTDPRELGEAPKIEMPKEFLVNDNLVIAPAPEGSDVEVVRGPNIKPFPLNKALTEKVTGKALIKVEDNITTDHIMPSNAKLLPFRSNVPYLAEFCLTPCDPEFPARAKANGGGFIIGGSNYGQGSSREHAALAPLQLGVKGVIAKSFARIHMANLINSGIIPMTFENEADYDAIDMNDELAIENAIEQVKKADTIVVKNLTKNTQFNVKVTLSDRQVQMILAGGLLNYTREQAEK
- a CDS encoding GntR family transcriptional regulator yields the protein MAKLEFDDSQNLMNSLRGKVFNQLRSQILTGVYKPGDSLIELRLSEELGVSRTPIREAIRQLELEGLVQAIPNKGAVVKGITEQDVEDIFTIRMRIEGLAARWAAEKITEEEIKELKEALEFEEFYTMKNDVEQLIKFDSKFHDIIFRACKSNPLMHMLSTFHNYIQSARNNSFHTPGRPDKAFEEHKAIFEAICRKDADTAEQLTIAHIRNASNNYNELHQKG